The sequence AATCTATTTTTCTCTTTTTTTTAATCTCTCATTTTTTTTATTCTGTTTTTTCTTCATCTAGTTTTGCAGCTTCTGCTCGTCTTTTATCTATTGCTTCATCACGTGTTATGAATATATATCCACAGTTTGAGCATTTTAGTTCTCCATTTTGTGCATATGCTAGAAATTGTTTATCTAAGTCTCTGTGTTGTGTTTTATCTTTTGAACCACATTTTGGACATGGTTTTATTAATTCATCTATTTTCATTTAATTACAACTCCCCTTCTTTGTTTTTCAGTATGTCTAGAAGTTTAAATTGTGCTGCTTGTAAGTGTTTACAGTAGAAACTACCAGGTTGTCTCTGATTTCTATATACATAATCAGCACAATCACAATTCCAGTATCCATAAATCATTGATACAATATAACTTTCTGTATCATTTTTTTTAACTTCAAAGATAATATGATCATCTTCATAGTGTTTTACATCTACACTACCTTTTTGATATAAATTATATCCTTCTATAATTCTATTTGACATTTTATCTAATTATCCTCGATAAAAAAATTAATTCAAAGTTTTAGTTATTATCATAGATTTTAATTTTTTTCTTCTATTTTATGTTAAAATAATTCATTATTATTTATGTGTATATTTATAGTTAATAATTTTGTTATATTTATGAATTATATATTTATAGTAAAAATAAATTAGAAAAAGGTGGGGGAGATACTTAAAGTTATATTTTTAATTTTTTTTTATCTTAAAACTATTTTTTATTCATTAATATAATATTTTTTATAGTCTTTTATTACATCAAGCAGTTGATATATTCCATTAAATAATCCAATTACTAGAAATATTTCATATCTCATTGAAAGTATTGATGTTATTATTGCTATTGTTATAAATATGAATGCTTTTTTATATTCTTTAAGATATATTTGTCCTAATCCTACACAAAGTATACTTAGTAGTATTGTTAGCCATAGTTTTTTTCCTTTTTTAGGCTCAATTTTATTAAATGTAGATGGTCCACGGTATTGTGTTTCATAGTAGTCATTATCATTTCTTCGACTACTGGTTTTATTTTGATTTTGTGCTTTTCGTATTACTGGATTTGTTTGTGTATAATTTGATCCTGGTCCTTTATATTGTGTTTCGTAGTAGTCATTATTATTTCTTTGTTTATTTATTTGTACTGTTTTTTCTAGATTTTGTTGTTCATTAGGGGTGATGTTGTTTTTTGTATTTGAATTTTGTATATGACATATGATGGTAGGATTTTCTGGTAGTTGATATCCACAGTTTATGCATATTTTAGCATCATCTGGATTTTCATAGTTACATCTGTCACATTTCATTTTTTATCTAAAACTCCTATATTAAAAAAGTATTATATATTTATTTTATATATTAGTATTAATTAGATTTTACCATCATTTTTTTTTTCTTTAAAAATTTAGTACATATAATAAAAAAAATATACTTTTATTTTTAAATAAAGAAGAATCTATGAATTAAAATTCACTTTAAAACTATTAATATTTAAATAAATTAAAAATCATATATACTATTAATAACTATGAATATTAATAAAATTTTCAAAAAGCATTGGGAAGATTATTTTTTTAGTAATATGAATAGTGGTATAATCAAATGGGAGAATAATACACATGGAATATGAAATGTATCAAGAAATCTTAGATCAACCAATTTCTCTTGAACGTACAATAAGCACAGAAAAAGAACATATGCTTCAATTATCAGAACAATTTAGTAAATTTGATAAAATCTTTTTAATTGGTTGTGGAAGTTCTATTTCTACATGTTACACCATAAGAGATGCAATGAAGTCAATTTCAAATATAAATATAGATGTACAAACAGGATTTGACTTTGTAGATCATCAATACCTAGAAGATAACAGTAATTATGGTGTTATACTAACATCACAATCAGGGGAAACATCAGATACACTAGCAGCTTTAAGAAAAGCAAAAAAACATAACATAAAAACACTATCAATAACAAATGTTGAAGATAGTAGTATGGCAAAAGAAGCTGATGATACAATAATAACAAAATGTAAAGAAGAAATAGCAATACTTGGTACAAAAACTTATGTAACACAACTAATTTCATTATATTACATATTCTTTAATATGATAGATTCAAAAAGAGCAAAAGATATAATAAAACAACTAGATGAAATTCCATCAATAATGGAAGAACTCATAAAAACAACCGAAGAATCATCAAAGAAAATTGCAGAAGAAAACAAGGATGTAGATTTATTCTATTGTATGGGAAGTGGACTTAACTTTGGATTATCATATAAACTTGCAATGACAATGTTTATGGAAGGAGCATTAAAACATGCATGTCCTGTATATTCTGGAGAATTTAGACATGGACTAATTGAACGTGTAGAAGAAGGAGTAACAGTTGTATTTATAAAATCAGGTGATGACTGGGATGAAGTAACACAACGTGCAATAAACTTCTGTAAAGATCTTGGTGTAAATACAGTAATATTTGATCTACAAAACTACTATGATATAGATCCATTACTTACACCATTTATACTAATAATACCACTTGAATGGTTTATCTATCATCTTGCAATATATAATGATGAAGATCCTGGAAGTACAAGACACATTGGAAAAGTAAGATACTAAAAAAAAGAACATGTATATTATTCAAAAAATACTTTTTTTTTCATCTTTTATCCTTTTTTTTTATAATCATACTAATTTTTTTAAGACATTCCTTTTTTTTATATAATAAACTATAATATTAATGAAATACTCTCTTTTTATATAAAAAATATACAAAAGATTCATTTATTTAATTTAAAATCAAATTTCATATATGAAAAAATAAAATACAAATAAACTAATTCTAAAAATTCTTAACTAAAAAAACAAAAAACAAACACACAAAAAAAGGCTAAAATAAGATTAACGAATAAAAAATTAAGAAAACATAAATATAAAATTATAACTAATATTTAATAACTAAAAATAACAAAATAAGTATATAATTAATTAAATAAAAAAAATAATATAATTTTTGGAGAAGTGATTTTATTGTATTCAATAACATCAAGTAAAGATTTTGAAGAATTAAGCCCATTTATAATAATTGGTGCTGGTGGAGGAGGAGAAAAACTTCACAACTTCGCAGGAGTAGAAACAGCAGGATTTCTAGATGATTCAAAAGAAAAACAAGGAAAAGAATTCTGTGGACATATAGTAGAATCAGACCTAAAAAAACTAGTTGAAGAAACAGACTCAAAAACAGTAGCAATAATGCTACCAATAGGAGCAGAAGGTGCAGCATTAAAATATGCTGTAGAAGCAATAGATCTAGGACAAAATGTACTAACATCATTTAGGTCACTACCTTTAGAGGAAAATCCATCACTAATCAAATTTGCAAACCAAGCAGGCGTAGAAATAAAACAAATAAGCTCAAGATTAGACAATGTAGAAAAAACAATGGGAGCAAGACCTGAAAAAGTAACAGAAGTACTACCTAAAATAACCTACAAATCAGAAAAACCAGTAATATTTGTAGGAGGAACATCCCAGGAATGTGGAAAAAGAACTACAACTCGTAAACTAGGAGAAGAAGCAAAAAAACGAGGAATTAATGCTAAAATATTCTCAACAGATGAAATGGGACTAGAAGAACCAACAGACATAAACTTCAGAGCAGGAAGTCTATCAGTAATGGATGTACCAGCAGCAGTAATGGGAACAATCAAATACCTAGATGAAGTAGAAGATGCAGATATGATCTTCATAGAAGGACAATCAAGTCTAACAGAACAAGGAAACCCACATCCTAAAGGACTTTCAGCATCAATACTATTTGGTGCACAACCTGATTGTGTAGTACTCTGTCATAGAGAAAACCATCCATTCAGAGAACCTGTAGGGATCGAAACAGAACTAAAAGCAATAGAAGCTGTAGAACCAACAAAAGTAATAGCACTATCAATAAACAGGAGAAATGCAGATTTATCACTAGATGAACTAGAAGATAAATATAATCTTCCAGCAGTAGATCTACATACTAATGCTAATGGTGGAATAGAAAGACTACTTGACACAATTCTTGAATATGTAGGTGAATAGAAAATGGAAAACACCTTTAAAGACTTTACAATAAATATAAAAAAGTCTCTAGACCGTGATTTTAGTAATGATATGGAACCAAACTTTGATGAAGATCAACAAATGCTAAATGACAAATTAATCTCATCAATAGAAAACAACTATGATGATGACTATGAAGATGATATAATAGTAGATCATTCAGCAGATGATGATGATTTTATGATAACACCAGATGCATCAGCATGTGTAAATACAATAAGACTTGTAAAAATAAGATCAATAAAAGAACTTGAAGAAGAACTAGAAAATCTAAACCAAACACGAATACCACAAATTATAGACTTTGACTACATCCAACAAAGAAGAAAATCTGAAATAAAATTAGTGGGTGAAAAACTCAATCAATTTAAAAAAGAAACAGATGCAAATCTAGTACTACTTGGAAGTACAAAAAATGTTGTAGTTGTAACTCCTAGTGAAATAATGCTCATGAAATAAAATCACAAAAAAAAAGTAAAAAGTAGGAATTGAATACATAAAAAAAAATAAACCAAAAAAAAATAATGGGGAAAAAGATTAAAAATAAGATAGATATTATAATATTCTTTCTTTAATTTACTTTTTTGTTTAAATTCAAAACCTTTCTTTTTAAACTTATAATTGAAAAAAATCTCTTTTTTTTTAAATACTCTTTTTTTTATCTAAAATTTAATACTCTCATTTTTTTTAATAAAAAAAATTATTGATAATACAACACCCTAAATTCTTTTTTTTTAATAAAATTTCAATGTTTTAAATAAAAAAGTAAAAAAAATAGTAAAATAGGGGTGGTGATGAAGTTTTTTATAGGTTATGGAATTTCATAACATTATTTGACATAACTTTTTTAATATCACTTTTTTTATATCCATCCTGTATTAGTTTATGTTTAACTTCAGCTAGTGCCATGTGATTTGATGGTGCATAACTAATATCAGTATCAAGTACAAACTTATCAAAGCCATATTTATCAAGCATTTCTACAGTTTCTGTAGGTGACATTTTAAGTGGTTGTACTGTTATTCCAAGAGTATAATCCTTATCTATTAGCATATCTATTATTGAATTATCAACATGGTCTAGTTGTACATTTTGTGGATTTATGTTTTCATCAAGAAGTGTGATTGTTCTTTGTGTTACTTTTGCTTTATTTTTTCGTGGTGTGTGTATGATGACATTATAATTATTTTCATCTGCATACTGTAGTTGTTTTATGAATACTTCCTCTTGTTTTGGTGTTATTTCATCAAGTCCAATTTCACCTACTGCTATTACATGTTCTTCATTCATGTATTTAGGAAGTTTTTCTATTACATTTTCATAGTCATCTGGTATTGCTCTTGGATGAACACCTACAGCTGCATATACTTTAATATTATGTTTTTCGATACGTTTTGGTTCATCATATACTATACGATCAAAATGTTCAAGTGTTACATTTGATTTTTTCATTCTTAGTGGATCATATGCACATGTAAGGATTGCTTCAACACCTGCCATGTTCATTTCCATAAAGTTTTCAATTGGTCTTGTATCAGCATGCATATGAGCATCAAATATCATAACCTTTCACACTCCTCCTCTTTTTTTTGATATTATCTATAAGTTATCAAATTCTATACTTCCATTTATGAGTTTTAAGATAGTATCTGGTAGTTCATCAATTTTAATACGTACTTGTTTGAATGTGTCACGATTTCGTATTGTAACACTATTATCATCTATTGTATCATAGTCTACTGTAATAGCATATGGAATTCCTATCTCATCACTACGTGCATATCGTCTTCCAATTGTTCCACTTGTATCATAACTTGTTATAATATTATTTAATCTTAGTGTTTCTTCAATTTCTGTTGCAATATCTGTTAGTGGTTCTTTATTTACAAGTGGTAGTATTGCTGCTTTTATTGGAGCTATTTTTGCTGGTAGTTTTAGGTATGATCTTTTTTCTCCTTCATCATTCACATCTTCTGTATAGGCATGAAGAAGTGTTGAGTATATTATACGATCTATTCCATATGATGGTTCTATTACGTGTGGTACTATACGTTCTCCACGTATTTGTTCATCTTCTGTTTTAAATGTTATGAATGTATCATCAATTGTATATTCATTATCATTAATACTGAATGTGTATTTACCATTTTCATTGAATGCTTCTATGATTTCATCAGGATTAGTTTGTTCTAGTATTTCTTTAGCTTTAGCTGAGTCTCCTTTAAATGTTGGTCCAAATTTTTTCATGTTAAATGATGCTTTGGTTTTTGTAACTGTTTTTGGTTCATCATATTCTTTAAATACTGATAGATCTTCTTTAGAATGTTTAATATGTGATTTAAGGTCAAAATCTGTTCTGTCTGCTATTCCTATAATTTCAACCCATCCGTATTGATCGGTTTTAACTTCTGCATCCCAACAATCTATAGCATAGTGTGCCATTTCATCAGGTAGGTGTTGTCTGAATCGTATTGCATCATCAGCTATTCCTAGATCTGCGAGGAATTTTCGTGCTACTACTATTTGATATGCTATCATTTCACTTGATATAATACCTTCATCTACTGCTTTTTTAACTGTGATTGTGATAGGTTCAAGATTTTCTAGTTGTTGTTTTTGAC comes from Methanosphaera cuniculi and encodes:
- the glyS gene encoding glycine--tRNA ligase — encoded protein: MVNEEMMSISKKRGFLYPSFEIYSGVAGFYDYGPLGGMLKNNIMNLWRNYYINQEQFYEIEAPTIMPRETLKASGHVDNFTDPMVKCSECKEVYRADHIIEDAINKEVEGLPDETLTQIIQDNNIVCENCGGKLGDVESYNLMFKTQIGVSGKQTGYMRPETAQGIFIAFKRISRFYKDKLPFGIVQLGKSYRNELSPRQGVIRLREFTQAEAEIFVDPSDKTHKNYEKIQDYTLKLYGQKQQLENLEPITITVKKAVDEGIISSEMIAYQIVVARKFLADLGIADDAIRFRQHLPDEMAHYAIDCWDAEVKTDQYGWVEIIGIADRTDFDLKSHIKHSKEDLSVFKEYDEPKTVTKTKASFNMKKFGPTFKGDSAKAKEILEQTNPDEIIEAFNENGKYTFSINDNEYTIDDTFITFKTEDEQIRGERIVPHVIEPSYGIDRIIYSTLLHAYTEDVNDEGEKRSYLKLPAKIAPIKAAILPLVNKEPLTDIATEIEETLRLNNIITSYDTSGTIGRRYARSDEIGIPYAITVDYDTIDDNSVTIRNRDTFKQVRIKIDELPDTILKLINGSIEFDNL
- a CDS encoding DUF1611 domain-containing protein → MYSITSSKDFEELSPFIIIGAGGGGEKLHNFAGVETAGFLDDSKEKQGKEFCGHIVESDLKKLVEETDSKTVAIMLPIGAEGAALKYAVEAIDLGQNVLTSFRSLPLEENPSLIKFANQAGVEIKQISSRLDNVEKTMGARPEKVTEVLPKITYKSEKPVIFVGGTSQECGKRTTTRKLGEEAKKRGINAKIFSTDEMGLEEPTDINFRAGSLSVMDVPAAVMGTIKYLDEVEDADMIFIEGQSSLTEQGNPHPKGLSASILFGAQPDCVVLCHRENHPFREPVGIETELKAIEAVEPTKVIALSINRRNADLSLDELEDKYNLPAVDLHTNANGGIERLLDTILEYVGE
- a CDS encoding zinc-ribbon domain-containing protein; this encodes MKCDRCNYENPDDAKICINCGYQLPENPTIICHIQNSNTKNNITPNEQQNLEKTVQINKQRNNNDYYETQYKGPGSNYTQTNPVIRKAQNQNKTSSRRNDNDYYETQYRGPSTFNKIEPKKGKKLWLTILLSILCVGLGQIYLKEYKKAFIFITIAIITSILSMRYEIFLVIGLFNGIYQLLDVIKDYKKYYINE
- a CDS encoding SIS domain-containing protein; translation: MEYEMYQEILDQPISLERTISTEKEHMLQLSEQFSKFDKIFLIGCGSSISTCYTIRDAMKSISNINIDVQTGFDFVDHQYLEDNSNYGVILTSQSGETSDTLAALRKAKKHNIKTLSITNVEDSSMAKEADDTIITKCKEEIAILGTKTYVTQLISLYYIFFNMIDSKRAKDIIKQLDEIPSIMEELIKTTEESSKKIAEENKDVDLFYCMGSGLNFGLSYKLAMTMFMEGALKHACPVYSGEFRHGLIERVEEGVTVVFIKSGDDWDEVTQRAINFCKDLGVNTVIFDLQNYYDIDPLLTPFILIIPLEWFIYHLAIYNDEDPGSTRHIGKVRY
- a CDS encoding TIGR04165 family Cys-rich peptide; the encoded protein is MKIDELIKPCPKCGSKDKTQHRDLDKQFLAYAQNGELKCSNCGYIFITRDEAIDKRRAEAAKLDEEKTE
- a CDS encoding TatD family hydrolase — protein: MIFDAHMHADTRPIENFMEMNMAGVEAILTCAYDPLRMKKSNVTLEHFDRIVYDEPKRIEKHNIKVYAAVGVHPRAIPDDYENVIEKLPKYMNEEHVIAVGEIGLDEITPKQEEVFIKQLQYADENNYNVIIHTPRKNKAKVTQRTITLLDENINPQNVQLDHVDNSIIDMLIDKDYTLGITVQPLKMSPTETVEMLDKYGFDKFVLDTDISYAPSNHMALAEVKHKLIQDGYKKSDIKKVMSNNVMKFHNL